A single genomic interval of Daucus carota subsp. sativus chromosome 1, DH1 v3.0, whole genome shotgun sequence harbors:
- the LOC108225821 gene encoding sugar transporter ERD6-like 16 isoform X1 yields the protein MAIEHVKDIENGDYNKGVGDLEQPFLEWREGSSGSLGVVLFSTFVAVCGSFEFGSCVGYSAPTQSGIREDLNLTLAQYSMFGSLVTIGAMIAAFTSGRIADFIGRKGAMRMSAAFCIAGWLAIYLSVGALSLDIGRFLTGYGIGIISYVVPVYIAEIAPSNLRGGLTTLNQLMICTGSSIAFVIGTIITWRNLALTGVAPCFALLVGLFFIPESPRWLAKVGLEKESEVSLRRLRGKNAEITAEADEIQISVQSLRKLSKAKLTDLLEAKYIRSVIIAVGLMLFQQIGGINGISFYASQTFVAAGITGNVGTLAYALIQVPVTIIGAVLMDKSGRRPLLLVSATGTFLGCLLTGTAFLLEGQQLLLQWVPILAVSGVLTYIASYSIGLGPVPWVIMSEIFPLHIKGLAGSLAVLTNWLGAWAVSYTFNFLMSWSCPGTFFVFSGSCALTVLFVAKVVPETKGKTLEEIQASINSQLK from the exons ATGGCAATTGAGCATGTTAAAGATATTGAAAATGGTGATTATAACAAAGGGGTGGGAGATTTGGAGCAGCCATTTCTTGAGTGGAGAGAGGGAAGTAGTGGATCACTTGGGGTGGTTTTGTTTAGTACATTCGTTGCTGTCTGTGGATCTTTTGAGTTTGGATCATGT GTGGGATACTCGGCTCCAACTCAATCTGGTATTAGGGAAGATTTAAATTTAACACTGGCCCAG TATTCTATGTTTGGATCATTGGTAACAATTGGAGCTATGATTGCTGCATTCACGAGTGGCAGAATTGCGGACTTCATAGGGCGAAAAGGG GCTATGAGAATGTCAGCTGCTTTCTGCATTGCAGGATGGCTTGCTATCTACTTATCTGTG GGAGCTCTGTCACTTGATATTGGTAGATTTTTGACAGGATACGGCATAGGGATCATTTCTTATGTG GTGCCAGTTTACATAGCAGAAATAGCTCCTTCAAATCTCCGTGGGGGGCTCACTACGCTCAATCAG CTCATGATTTGTACTGGCTCATCAATTGCGTTTGTGATAGGAACTATTATAACATGGCGAAACCTAGCTCTAACAG GGGTTGCGCCTTGCTTTGCCCTGCTCGTGGGTTTATTCTTTATTCCGGAATCCCCTAGATGGCTG GCAAAAGTTGGGCTGGAGAAAGAATCTGAGGTCTCACTGCGTAGACTTCGTGGCAAAAATGCTGAAAttactgctgaagctgatgAAATTCAA ATTAGTGTTCAAAGCTTGAGAAAACTCTCTAAAGCTAAATTGACTGACCTGCTTGAGGCCAAATACATACGTTCTGTGATA ATTGCTGTTGGGTTGATGCTATTTCAGCAAATTGGAGGAATAAATGGAATAAGTTTTTATGCTAGTCAGACCTTTGTAGCAGCTG GTATTACTGGCAATGTTGGAACTTTAGCGTATGCATTAATTCAG GTTCCGGTAACTATAATCGGAGCAGTACTAATGGACAAATCTGGAAGAAGACCACTTCTTTTGGTATCGGCAACAGGGACATTCCTTGGTTGTTTGCTAACTGGAACTGCTTTCCTTCTGGAG GGTCAACAATTGTTGCTTCAGTGGGTACCTATTCTAGCAGTCTCTGGTGTTCTG ACTTACATAGCATCATATTCAATCGGATTGGGACCAGTCCCTTGGGTGATAATGTCAGAG ATATTCCCATTACACATAAAGGGTCTGGCTGGTAGCCTGGCGGTGCTTACTAACTGGCTTGGTGCCTGGGCTGTGTCATACACTTTTAATTTTCTAATGAGCTGGAGTTGCCCTG GtactttttttgttttctcCGGATCCTGTGCTCTTACAGTACTGTTTGTGGCCAAGGTAGTACCGGAAACAAAAGGGAAAACACTGGAGGAAATTCAGGCTTCAATCAACTCTCAGCTCAAGTGA
- the LOC108225821 gene encoding sugar transporter ERD6-like 16 isoform X2 produces the protein MFGSLVTIGAMIAAFTSGRIADFIGRKGAMRMSAAFCIAGWLAIYLSVGALSLDIGRFLTGYGIGIISYVVPVYIAEIAPSNLRGGLTTLNQLMICTGSSIAFVIGTIITWRNLALTGVAPCFALLVGLFFIPESPRWLAKVGLEKESEVSLRRLRGKNAEITAEADEIQISVQSLRKLSKAKLTDLLEAKYIRSVIIAVGLMLFQQIGGINGISFYASQTFVAAGITGNVGTLAYALIQVPVTIIGAVLMDKSGRRPLLLVSATGTFLGCLLTGTAFLLEGQQLLLQWVPILAVSGVLTYIASYSIGLGPVPWVIMSEIFPLHIKGLAGSLAVLTNWLGAWAVSYTFNFLMSWSCPGTFFVFSGSCALTVLFVAKVVPETKGKTLEEIQASINSQLK, from the exons ATGTTTGGATCATTGGTAACAATTGGAGCTATGATTGCTGCATTCACGAGTGGCAGAATTGCGGACTTCATAGGGCGAAAAGGG GCTATGAGAATGTCAGCTGCTTTCTGCATTGCAGGATGGCTTGCTATCTACTTATCTGTG GGAGCTCTGTCACTTGATATTGGTAGATTTTTGACAGGATACGGCATAGGGATCATTTCTTATGTG GTGCCAGTTTACATAGCAGAAATAGCTCCTTCAAATCTCCGTGGGGGGCTCACTACGCTCAATCAG CTCATGATTTGTACTGGCTCATCAATTGCGTTTGTGATAGGAACTATTATAACATGGCGAAACCTAGCTCTAACAG GGGTTGCGCCTTGCTTTGCCCTGCTCGTGGGTTTATTCTTTATTCCGGAATCCCCTAGATGGCTG GCAAAAGTTGGGCTGGAGAAAGAATCTGAGGTCTCACTGCGTAGACTTCGTGGCAAAAATGCTGAAAttactgctgaagctgatgAAATTCAA ATTAGTGTTCAAAGCTTGAGAAAACTCTCTAAAGCTAAATTGACTGACCTGCTTGAGGCCAAATACATACGTTCTGTGATA ATTGCTGTTGGGTTGATGCTATTTCAGCAAATTGGAGGAATAAATGGAATAAGTTTTTATGCTAGTCAGACCTTTGTAGCAGCTG GTATTACTGGCAATGTTGGAACTTTAGCGTATGCATTAATTCAG GTTCCGGTAACTATAATCGGAGCAGTACTAATGGACAAATCTGGAAGAAGACCACTTCTTTTGGTATCGGCAACAGGGACATTCCTTGGTTGTTTGCTAACTGGAACTGCTTTCCTTCTGGAG GGTCAACAATTGTTGCTTCAGTGGGTACCTATTCTAGCAGTCTCTGGTGTTCTG ACTTACATAGCATCATATTCAATCGGATTGGGACCAGTCCCTTGGGTGATAATGTCAGAG ATATTCCCATTACACATAAAGGGTCTGGCTGGTAGCCTGGCGGTGCTTACTAACTGGCTTGGTGCCTGGGCTGTGTCATACACTTTTAATTTTCTAATGAGCTGGAGTTGCCCTG GtactttttttgttttctcCGGATCCTGTGCTCTTACAGTACTGTTTGTGGCCAAGGTAGTACCGGAAACAAAAGGGAAAACACTGGAGGAAATTCAGGCTTCAATCAACTCTCAGCTCAAGTGA